A single Xylella taiwanensis DNA region contains:
- a CDS encoding GspH/FimT family pseudopilin yields the protein MIAVVVVAVLAAMAFPSFHSLIRSTRVSSRTNELISSIALARSEAVCSAHGGGVCPSANGDTCGDQWSQGWLVWNDANGNGIFDKGEAVLRYVQGSPQLSVSALNALPIAFDAHGLRRGSNNQVVTLRPDDCEGQPLQRTVTITATGQAKVDKGVCQ from the coding sequence ATGATCGCGGTTGTTGTCGTCGCTGTTTTGGCGGCGATGGCGTTTCCCAGTTTCCACAGTCTCATCCGCTCGACTCGAGTTTCGTCCAGGACCAATGAACTGATAAGTTCTATCGCGTTGGCACGCAGTGAGGCGGTGTGCAGCGCGCATGGTGGTGGTGTGTGTCCAAGTGCTAATGGCGATACGTGCGGTGATCAATGGAGTCAGGGTTGGTTGGTTTGGAATGATGCCAACGGTAATGGCATTTTCGACAAGGGCGAGGCGGTCTTGCGCTACGTTCAGGGCAGTCCTCAATTGTCAGTATCAGCGCTCAATGCGTTGCCTATTGCTTTTGATGCTCATGGGTTGCGGCGTGGATCGAACAATCAAGTGGTGACGCTCCGTCCTGATGACTGCGAAGGCCAACCATTACAGCGTACCGTCACTATCACCGCGACCGGTCAAGCGAAGGTGGACAAGGGTGTGTGCCAATGA
- the ppnN gene encoding nucleotide 5'-monophosphate nucleosidase PpnN, with protein sequence MKHGSEVMVRERTVVDARIYPGSGLDLLSRVEVARLRDVSSGGIHELLRRCALAVLTSGSASDDPRAIRDLYPDFDIHVIQRDRGVCIELSHAPAIAFVDDEIICGVADLLFAVVRDLTYIAVDLASSDAADLGTGNGITNAVFAQLRNARILQASAEPNLVVCWGGHSISRNEYLYTKQVGYALGLRGLNICTGCGPGAMKGPMKGATIAHAKQRRHDTRYIGITEPGIIAAESPNPIVNHLVIMPDIEKRLEAFVRIGHGIIVFPGGVGTAEEILYLLGLLLRDENRELPFPLILTGPATAVPYFEQIDRFIRLTLGDEALSRYQIVIGDPITVARKMSDGIRQVREFRKERKDAYYFNWSLHIPFEFQQPFVPTHEAVAALDLHHGRPAHALAADLRRAFSSIVAGNVKEDGIRQIEQFGPFRIHGDPSMMQALDALLFAFVEQRRMKLAGEYKPCYQVLA encoded by the coding sequence ATGAAACACGGCAGTGAGGTGATGGTGCGCGAGCGCACAGTGGTGGATGCCAGGATCTACCCAGGTAGCGGTTTGGATCTGTTGTCGCGAGTGGAGGTGGCACGGCTGCGCGATGTTTCCAGCGGGGGGATACACGAGTTGTTGCGCCGTTGCGCATTGGCGGTCCTGACCAGTGGTAGCGCTTCGGATGATCCACGCGCCATCCGCGATCTATATCCGGATTTCGACATTCATGTGATACAGCGCGATCGTGGTGTGTGTATTGAGCTCAGCCATGCGCCCGCAATCGCATTTGTAGATGATGAGATCATCTGTGGTGTGGCTGATCTGCTGTTTGCGGTTGTTCGCGACTTGACCTATATAGCGGTTGATCTCGCATCGAGTGATGCCGCTGACCTGGGGACTGGGAATGGCATCACCAATGCGGTGTTCGCGCAGTTGCGCAATGCTCGCATTTTGCAGGCGTCTGCAGAACCCAATTTGGTCGTGTGCTGGGGAGGTCACTCGATCTCGCGCAATGAATATCTGTACACCAAGCAGGTTGGCTATGCGCTTGGCTTGCGTGGCTTGAACATCTGCACAGGGTGCGGTCCCGGTGCGATGAAGGGACCGATGAAGGGCGCCACGATCGCGCACGCTAAGCAGCGTCGCCATGACACTCGCTACATCGGCATTACCGAGCCCGGCATCATCGCAGCCGAATCGCCAAACCCGATTGTCAATCATTTGGTGATCATGCCGGATATCGAGAAGCGCCTGGAGGCTTTTGTCCGCATTGGCCACGGCATCATTGTGTTCCCCGGTGGCGTGGGCACTGCCGAAGAGATTTTGTACTTGCTGGGCTTGCTGTTGCGTGATGAAAACCGCGAGCTACCGTTTCCGTTGATCCTGACAGGTCCGGCCACCGCCGTGCCGTATTTTGAGCAGATTGACCGCTTCATTCGCTTGACTTTGGGCGATGAAGCGCTGTCGCGATATCAGATCGTGATCGGCGACCCGATTACTGTGGCACGCAAGATGAGCGATGGCATCCGCCAGGTACGCGAATTCCGTAAGGAACGTAAGGATGCTTATTATTTCAATTGGTCGTTACATATCCCGTTCGAGTTTCAGCAGCCGTTCGTGCCCACCCATGAGGCTGTCGCTGCGTTGGACTTGCATCATGGCCGTCCGGCGCACGCGTTAGCGGCAGACTTGCGCCGGGCGTTCTCCAGCATCGTGGCTGGTAACGTCAAGGAAGATGGTATCCGTCAGATCGAACAGTTTGGCCCATTCCGGATTCATGGCGATCCGTCAATGATGCAAGCGTTGGATGCGCTGCTGTTCGCGTTTGTCGAACAGCGTCGGATGAAGCTTGCCGGAGAGTATAAGCCTTGTTACCAAGTCTTGGCCTGA
- a CDS encoding EAL domain-containing protein: MKRRWARIVGATLCIACLAVSVALADYYAWFTTQRHEQQRLRDLAQQLGQRVDQIVVESLLVLSDIEHSQLTPCSPEHITRMRALVLSTHYITELDYVPAQKLRCTSWGLFDVARKEPPANYARDDGLELVKRVPSKVNPEQRLLGLHHGNYHALMKLSTITDFSIPPGVELAVATMNGVLLQSTGAHVKALFGKRAGDTLHGLVAARIQNRDHDWQIAVIEPIQQLVGAVHRKEWRAIPLALLVSLSLCGFAILYVRRRRSPLTRLRQAVQRCEFLVCYQPIVSLSENRCVGAEALVRWRQHDGTLILPDQFIPLAERSGLILPITDQVVAESMRELGPLLVADRSLHVAINVSVRDIESGRVLEVLKLALQGSGVCSEQIWIEATERSFMDACAAREHIVRLREAGYAVVIDDFGTGYSSLQYLQQLPLDVLKIDKSFIDTVGRDANNTAVASHIIDIAKELGMRTIAEGVEREEQLVYLRARGVDMAQGWLFSRPLSAPGFADYLARNRSMQPGC, encoded by the coding sequence TTGAAACGTCGTTGGGCTCGTATCGTTGGTGCCACGCTTTGCATAGCGTGTCTTGCCGTTTCAGTGGCCTTGGCTGATTACTATGCTTGGTTCACGACCCAGCGTCACGAGCAGCAGCGCCTACGTGACTTGGCTCAGCAATTGGGCCAGCGAGTGGATCAAATTGTTGTTGAATCATTGTTGGTACTGTCAGACATAGAGCATTCGCAGCTGACCCCGTGTTCTCCAGAGCACATCACGCGGATGCGTGCATTGGTGCTGTCTACCCACTACATCACAGAACTCGACTATGTTCCGGCACAGAAGCTGCGCTGCACATCGTGGGGACTGTTTGATGTTGCGCGCAAAGAGCCGCCGGCCAACTATGCCAGAGACGATGGCCTTGAACTGGTGAAGCGGGTACCTTCAAAGGTGAACCCTGAGCAGCGTCTGCTGGGTCTGCACCATGGTAACTACCATGCGCTGATGAAGCTCAGCACCATTACTGATTTTTCAATTCCACCGGGTGTTGAATTGGCAGTGGCCACCATGAATGGGGTACTGCTACAGAGCACCGGTGCTCATGTGAAGGCACTGTTTGGTAAACGTGCGGGCGATACTTTGCATGGCTTGGTAGCGGCCCGCATCCAGAATCGTGATCATGATTGGCAGATCGCCGTCATTGAACCAATACAACAGTTGGTAGGTGCGGTCCATCGCAAAGAGTGGCGAGCAATCCCGCTTGCTTTATTGGTTTCATTGAGCTTGTGTGGCTTCGCGATCTTGTATGTGCGCCGGCGGCGTTCTCCGTTGACTCGGTTACGTCAGGCGGTGCAGCGATGTGAATTCTTGGTTTGCTATCAACCGATCGTCTCACTGAGCGAGAATCGTTGTGTCGGTGCAGAAGCATTGGTGCGCTGGCGCCAGCACGACGGTACGTTGATCTTGCCGGACCAGTTCATTCCACTGGCCGAGCGGAGCGGTTTAATTCTTCCAATCACCGATCAAGTCGTTGCAGAGTCCATGCGTGAATTGGGGCCATTACTGGTGGCCGATCGTTCGCTGCACGTGGCGATCAATGTTTCAGTCAGGGACATCGAATCAGGACGCGTGCTGGAGGTGTTGAAGCTTGCTTTACAAGGCAGTGGTGTATGCAGCGAACAAATATGGATCGAAGCAACGGAGCGCAGTTTCATGGATGCGTGTGCCGCACGCGAGCATATTGTTCGCCTGCGCGAGGCTGGATATGCCGTGGTGATCGACGACTTCGGTACCGGTTATTCAAGTTTGCAGTATCTGCAGCAACTCCCCTTGGACGTGCTGAAGATTGACAAATCGTTCATCGACACGGTCGGGCGTGATGCCAATAACACAGCGGTTGCTTCGCACATTATCGACATAGCGAAGGAATTGGGCATGCGTACGATTGCTGAAGGTGTTGAGCGTGAGGAACAACTCGTTTATCTGCGTGCGCGTGGTGTGGATATGGCTCAAGGTTGGTTGTTCTCACGTCCATTAAGCGCCCCCGGATTTGCTGACTATCTTGCTCGCAATCGCAGTATGCAACCCGGTTGCTGA
- a CDS encoding AlpA family phage regulatory protein, which produces MKKEVMAAETLEYIIRLPKVIETATFSEPSSHRMMKGERFPQLHRVRG; this is translated from the coding sequence ATGAAGAAGGAAGTGATGGCTGCTGAGACATTGGAGTACATCATCAGGCTACCCAAAGTGATCGAAACAGCGACGTTCTCTGAACCGTCTAGCCACCGCATGATGAAGGGGGAGAGATTCCCACAACTGCATCGCGTCAGGGGCTAA
- the moeB gene encoding molybdopterin-synthase adenylyltransferase MoeB, translated as MSMTELTPHQAWSLIARGAAFIDVRQPYERVSGQAEGALGIDQDTLEANASTHLPDTNAEIVLICQSGQRSRYTGERLQAAGYRRLYSVAGGTDAWREAGLRLLRPTLTTDEQDFMERYAHHLRLPQIGPHGQQRLTEARVLLIGAGGLGSPAAFYLTAAGVGHLRIADNDTVERSNLQRQILHVDAELGAPKAASAARRLTALNPHVQIEAMQVRANSSNIEALLQDVDVAIDGADNFPARYLLNDACVKLGIPLVYGAVHQFEGQVSVFDAGRLRGQAPCYRCLFPEPPLPEFTPSCTEAGVLGVLPGVIGMLQATEALKLLLGIGKPLRGRVLCFDALAMHFREIRLAPDPECPLCAPGRAFPGYIDYAAFCRNPL; from the coding sequence ATGAGCATGACTGAACTCACACCGCATCAAGCGTGGTCTCTCATCGCCCGTGGTGCCGCTTTCATTGACGTACGCCAACCCTATGAGCGGGTGAGCGGCCAAGCCGAAGGTGCACTCGGAATCGACCAGGACACACTCGAAGCCAATGCCAGCACACATCTACCCGATACAAACGCGGAGATCGTACTGATCTGTCAGTCCGGTCAGCGCTCCCGGTACACCGGCGAGCGACTGCAAGCGGCCGGCTATCGGCGGTTGTACTCGGTCGCTGGCGGAACGGATGCATGGCGCGAGGCTGGGCTGCGATTGCTACGCCCTACCCTGACCACTGACGAGCAGGACTTCATGGAGCGTTACGCGCACCACTTACGCTTGCCTCAGATCGGGCCACATGGACAGCAGCGCCTGACAGAAGCACGTGTGCTGCTGATTGGTGCCGGTGGCCTGGGATCACCCGCCGCGTTCTACTTGACTGCCGCCGGCGTCGGCCATCTGCGCATCGCCGACAATGACACGGTTGAACGTAGCAACCTGCAACGACAGATTCTGCACGTGGATGCGGAATTGGGGGCTCCCAAGGCCGCATCGGCAGCACGGCGCCTGACGGCTCTGAATCCACACGTCCAGATCGAGGCAATGCAGGTACGAGCGAATTCCAGCAACATCGAAGCGCTGTTGCAGGACGTCGACGTAGCCATCGACGGTGCCGACAATTTCCCAGCGCGATACCTGCTCAACGACGCTTGCGTCAAGCTGGGCATACCTCTGGTCTACGGTGCAGTACACCAGTTTGAGGGCCAAGTCAGTGTCTTCGATGCCGGCCGCCTACGTGGACAGGCGCCGTGTTATCGCTGTCTGTTCCCGGAGCCACCGCTGCCAGAATTCACCCCCAGTTGCACCGAAGCCGGGGTGCTCGGTGTGTTGCCTGGTGTCATCGGGATGCTCCAAGCCACCGAAGCACTCAAGCTGCTGCTGGGTATTGGCAAGCCCCTACGCGGACGTGTGCTCTGTTTCGATGCGCTGGCCATGCACTTTCGGGAAATACGTCTGGCCCCGGATCCGGAGTGTCCACTTTGTGCGCCAGGACGGGCGTTCCCCGGGTACATTGACTATGCCGCATTCTGCCGCAATCCACTCTAA
- the der gene encoding ribosome biogenesis GTPase Der, translated as MLPLVALVGRPNVGKSTLFNALTLTRDALVHDQPGVTRDRHYGVCRLEGQPSFVVVDTGGIVGKEDGLAGATARQARVAAAEADVVLFVVNAREGASVLDDDILAWLRKRSQPTLLVINKIDGVSDATVHSEFAHYGFSDVVPISAVHRQGLDDLVEQVLAWLPERGIGKILDEDSGRIHIAFVGRPNVGKSTLVNRLLGEERMIASELPGTTRDSIAVDLERDEYQYRLIDTAGLRRKSKVEEAVEKFSAFKTLQAIEQCQVAVLLLDAGEGVTDQDATVLAAILDAGKALVVAINKWDGLSTYQREQTEGLLSRKFSFVNWAEVVRLSAKHGSGLRELFSAIHRAHAAAVRQFTTSEVNKALEIAYQTTPPPSIRGHVSKLRYVHPAGSNPPTFIVHGTRLKMLPDTYKRYLENFFRKHFKLVGTPVRFLFREGDNPYEGRKNVLSERQIQRRRRLIRHVKRKQ; from the coding sequence ATGCTCCCTTTGGTCGCCCTGGTTGGACGGCCGAACGTTGGTAAGTCGACCTTGTTCAATGCGTTGACGCTCACGCGTGATGCACTGGTACATGACCAACCCGGTGTCACCCGTGATCGTCACTATGGGGTTTGCCGCCTTGAGGGGCAGCCCTCGTTTGTTGTCGTCGATACTGGAGGCATCGTTGGTAAAGAAGATGGCTTGGCCGGCGCCACTGCGCGTCAGGCGCGCGTTGCTGCGGCTGAGGCTGATGTGGTGCTGTTTGTGGTCAACGCGCGTGAGGGTGCGTCTGTGCTTGACGACGATATCCTTGCTTGGTTACGCAAGCGATCGCAGCCTACGTTGCTGGTGATCAACAAGATTGATGGTGTTAGTGATGCTACGGTGCATTCGGAGTTTGCTCACTACGGTTTTTCCGATGTAGTGCCGATCTCTGCTGTGCATCGTCAAGGCTTGGATGACCTTGTCGAACAGGTGCTTGCGTGGCTGCCTGAACGCGGGATTGGCAAAATTCTGGATGAGGATTCAGGGCGTATCCATATTGCTTTTGTTGGTCGGCCGAATGTCGGTAAATCGACATTGGTTAACCGCCTGCTTGGCGAGGAGCGGATGATTGCCTCGGAGTTGCCTGGCACAACCCGTGATTCGATCGCGGTTGATTTGGAGCGTGACGAGTACCAGTACCGTTTGATCGATACCGCGGGCTTACGACGCAAGTCCAAGGTTGAAGAGGCGGTGGAAAAATTCAGTGCTTTTAAGACATTGCAGGCGATCGAGCAATGCCAGGTTGCAGTGTTGCTGTTGGATGCCGGTGAGGGTGTGACTGACCAGGATGCCACCGTGCTTGCTGCCATCTTGGACGCTGGTAAGGCGCTGGTAGTGGCTATTAATAAATGGGATGGCCTCAGCACTTACCAGAGAGAACAAACCGAGGGCTTACTCTCACGTAAATTCAGCTTCGTCAATTGGGCCGAGGTGGTGCGACTCTCTGCCAAACACGGCTCTGGGTTACGTGAGCTATTCAGCGCGATTCACCGTGCTCATGCGGCGGCGGTGCGTCAGTTCACCACCAGCGAAGTCAATAAAGCGCTGGAAATTGCTTACCAAACCACTCCGCCGCCGAGCATACGTGGTCATGTGTCTAAGTTGCGTTATGTACATCCGGCTGGCAGTAACCCGCCAACCTTCATCGTTCATGGAACCCGCCTGAAAATGTTGCCGGATACGTACAAGCGTTACCTAGAAAATTTCTTCCGTAAGCATTTCAAACTGGTTGGCACCCCGGTACGTTTCCTGTTCAGAGAGGGTGACAATCCTTATGAAGGTAGGAAGAACGTGTTGAGCGAACGCCAGATCCAGCGTAGACGCCGTTTGATCCGCCATGTGAAGCGCAAGCAATGA
- the bamB gene encoding outer membrane protein assembly factor BamB has translation MRDVMKFTQFVTAALLATLLVGCGSVKSVFRGKDADAKKAQEPADLVGFTPTMKVGKLWSVDLGKGEGRIAVRQHPAVVDGKVYAAAISGGVFALDLHTGKMLWKYVASQGRNAKDNKKSMPRLAGGPGVGDGLVVIGTLDGQVIALNQSDGSEKWRANVPNEVIAAPAVAQNLVFVRSNDGRVTAFDVATGKRRWFSERESPTLTVRGNAPVIPGPDLLFVGNDDGTISALAMHDGRSLWVQSVAIPEGRSELERMADVDGVPVLEANTLYATSYKNETVAIDRSSGRMLWNREHGGAGGVGVSSGYVVVADNAGTVWGLDKPTGSASWSQPALARRSLTGVAIQGDYAVVGDYEGYVHWLRLSDGALAARERSGNAAIVGQPVVADSVLLVQSANGKLAAFRLMQ, from the coding sequence ATGAGAGATGTTATGAAGTTCACGCAATTTGTCACCGCTGCATTGTTGGCGACGCTTTTGGTCGGATGTGGCAGTGTGAAAAGTGTTTTTCGCGGCAAGGACGCCGATGCTAAAAAGGCTCAAGAGCCCGCTGATCTGGTGGGTTTTACTCCGACAATGAAGGTTGGCAAGCTTTGGTCTGTGGATCTGGGGAAAGGTGAGGGCCGTATCGCTGTGCGTCAACACCCGGCTGTGGTCGATGGCAAGGTATACGCAGCGGCAATCAGTGGTGGTGTGTTTGCACTGGATTTACACACCGGAAAGATGTTGTGGAAGTATGTTGCGAGTCAAGGACGTAACGCGAAAGACAATAAGAAATCCATGCCGCGTCTTGCTGGCGGTCCCGGTGTCGGGGATGGCTTGGTGGTGATTGGTACGTTGGATGGTCAAGTGATCGCTTTGAACCAGAGCGATGGTAGCGAGAAGTGGCGTGCCAATGTACCCAACGAGGTGATTGCAGCGCCGGCTGTGGCGCAGAATCTGGTCTTCGTGCGCAGTAACGACGGTCGCGTGACCGCATTTGACGTTGCTACTGGTAAACGTCGCTGGTTTAGTGAACGAGAGTCACCCACCTTGACCGTTCGTGGTAATGCACCAGTGATCCCTGGGCCGGATCTGTTGTTCGTCGGCAACGACGACGGTACCATCAGCGCATTAGCGATGCATGACGGCCGTTCCCTGTGGGTACAGTCCGTTGCTATACCGGAAGGTCGCAGTGAATTGGAACGCATGGCTGACGTCGACGGCGTGCCTGTCCTGGAAGCAAACACCTTGTATGCAACCAGCTATAAGAATGAGACCGTTGCGATTGATAGGTCGAGCGGTCGTATGCTTTGGAATCGTGAACACGGTGGAGCTGGTGGTGTCGGTGTTTCTTCCGGTTATGTCGTGGTGGCTGATAATGCTGGCACCGTATGGGGATTGGACAAGCCGACCGGCAGTGCCTCCTGGTCTCAACCTGCCTTGGCGCGCCGCTCCTTGACAGGCGTGGCGATCCAGGGAGACTACGCCGTGGTGGGTGACTACGAAGGCTATGTGCACTGGTTGCGTCTTAGTGACGGTGCGCTCGCTGCTCGCGAACGCTCTGGGAATGCCGCTATCGTTGGCCAACCTGTTGTTGCCGACAGTGTGCTTCTGGTTCAAAGTGCCAACGGAAAGCTTGCTGCTTTTCGTCTGATGCAATAA
- a CDS encoding YfgM family protein has translation MAIGDLHDEQEHGERIRTWLRKNGVGLLLGVFLGVAVIGGWHWRKVKQVDQLTFAAQQFAVFGKLLQAKELDKAAQALAKLDGAKARLYVELGALQLAKAQSEAGNTGEALRILRTLPVDSQFRLIADQRLARLLVATGKADEANKLLATHKDEVSFEIQGDALLVLGKPEQARERYAKALSMVDIAAPQRRILEIKLMDVGGLVPGPVDPI, from the coding sequence ATGGCGATCGGCGATTTGCACGATGAGCAGGAACATGGCGAACGCATTCGCACTTGGTTGCGTAAGAACGGCGTTGGATTGTTATTGGGTGTGTTCCTCGGTGTTGCTGTCATTGGAGGTTGGCACTGGAGAAAGGTGAAGCAGGTCGACCAGCTCACCTTTGCTGCGCAGCAGTTCGCTGTTTTCGGTAAATTGCTCCAGGCTAAGGAGTTAGACAAGGCTGCCCAGGCGCTGGCTAAGCTTGACGGTGCTAAGGCTCGATTGTATGTCGAGCTTGGCGCATTGCAGCTCGCTAAGGCTCAGTCCGAGGCCGGCAACACTGGCGAGGCACTCAGGATCCTGCGCACGCTGCCGGTTGATAGCCAATTTAGATTGATTGCCGATCAACGTTTGGCTCGTTTGCTGGTCGCTACTGGCAAGGCCGATGAGGCGAACAAACTGTTGGCTACCCACAAGGATGAGGTCAGCTTTGAGATTCAAGGTGACGCGTTGTTGGTGCTTGGCAAGCCGGAACAGGCACGTGAGCGCTACGCTAAAGCGCTCTCTATGGTCGATATAGCTGCGCCGCAGCGCCGCATTCTAGAAATCAAGTTGATGGATGTGGGAGGCCTGGTGCCCGGGCCTGTGGATCCGATTTAA